From the genome of Kwoniella dejecticola CBS 10117 chromosome 3, complete sequence:
TTTTAAAGCTGACAGTCCCCGATGGTATGGGGGTAATGGCGGGTGGACTTACGTGTAGAGAAGTAATGGTCGTCGACCGAACCTGTTAACTACGAAGAAACTTGCGATCACACCGAGCACTTCAATGCAGTCGACGATGATCTGTTGCGAGGGTATGGCAGGTCAGCAGGCTGGAAGAGCGCTGTGATGTTGGTCGTGGAGAATCGATTGTCGACTCacggtgatgatgaaggtatCCTTGAGCCCGACAAGGGTGAAGAAAGTAGTAGTGTAGGAGAAGATAAATTGGACACCTGAGATCTGTTGAGATACAAGAATACCGACAGTAGCGATGAATTTCCTTCTTTCGACGGGGTTTCCTTAAGGACACCAAATTTCGATCAGCACAGAATTCCGTGATATGCATAGATAATCGCTTGTTTTAGATTGATTGCGGCGGACTCACTCCACAGATCACTCCATCTCGACTTGGAGCTGGAAGCCTGagcctcctcttctctggACTTGTTGATGATAGCCAGCTGCTCTTGTACGAGGGAATCTTGGTATTCTGATCCCGCATGAATCTTCTTGAGGGCTCGCTCGGCCTTGGCTTCTTTGCCTCGGTACAATAACCATCGAGGCGACTCGggaacgatgaagaggactCCGAAAAGCAATACGACCCAGACAAGGTTGATTGCGATAGGAATTCTCCAAGATCTGCGTAACATCACTTGACTAAGCACACTGACTCTCTAGATTAGGACATGCACGAGGGCCATGATTCTCACTCACGAAGTATCAGACCTGGTGTGCGATCCGAGACCGACACAAGCACCAATGACCTGTCCTATGGCTAACATCAATTGCCAACTACACGCATTTCGATCCTTGGTCAGTTTGTGTTTCGACTACTTCTCTGCAGATTTCAGGATAAAGGATAAGAACTTACGATGAGACACATGCACCTCGGATCTCTACAGGCGGAATCTCGGAGAGGTACAGAGGAGCACTGTATAACAACATCTGCATTAGCTGACAACAGCCATTGAATGTCGCAGGCAAAGTGAGACTTACGCGTTGGAAATGATACCGATACCCGCACCAGCGATCAACCGACCGACAGTCAAGAGAGCAGAACTTCCAATGACGATCATTTGCAATACCACACCGAGCgcaaggaggatgatggctGCGAGTAAACCACCTTTCCTTCCGGAGAAATCTCTATGTAACAAACAATGTATTTAGCCTCGATATCATCGCATTTAGACTGGCAGATTCCCTGATAAGGTGCTTGGTGCTGAGAGTAGCTTACCCGATAGGTCCAGCAGCGAGAGAACCGACGACTTCTCCGACTTGGATGATTGATACCCAGAGAGATTGGTCGGAactgttgatgatgtatccaTCGTCCTTGGCAGAGTATTCACCAAATTGCTTCTCTGCAAATTGCACAAGCTTTCGTCAGCGTCAAGCCCTTCATCCCATCTTCAATAAACAAATTCGATTTACTCACTGAATACGTCCGTCTCCAACAGCGAGGTGAAGTATGTACCATCATAACCATATGCGATTGGTGCAATAGCGATCAAAGCACAGAACAGTATGGGTCTTCGATATTCTTTCTTGAGGAAATCGCCCCAGGAATCTAGTCCTTGATCACCACCACTGATAGCAGCGACCATTTTGTCTTGATGTTTTGCGCTTTACGTGAGATgagagatcgatgaatgTGAGAAAGCGTCTTTGAGGTCAGTCTGACGATTGGGCGTGTTCAAATAAAAGAGAAGCAAATTGGATGAAAAACAGATATTGTTTTGCGTTTTGTGAGAGAGAAAAGTAGAAAAGGATCTAGAGAaatttgttgttgttgtttgcTCTGAGAAATTATATTTGCATCATCGGAAGAGCAAAATAAAAGACGGTCGTAGGAAAATATCCCCAAGGGGCTATTAGTCCCCTTCCTTCATGTCATTCGATCCCTTGGCAAACGTCAGACTGGAACCCAGAATGTCATCGTCACGAGTACCGACAAGATGCTTGAGGGCTAGGCAGAAGCGAGAGGGAGGGTGTGAGGGGAGAACGATTCCATTACGCGTCAAATAGCTAGCTAGACAAACGAGGGTCGCCTGGATTTACGCTTCTTGACGGTTTTTCCGTCATCGGCAACTTGCTGAAAGCTAAGGGTGAATTTTCAGGTACGTCACCTGTCAGTAGAGGAGCAGCAAGACTGTAATGGATTAGAATGCGGTAATGGTCAGCCTTCAACGTCATTATTGTGAATTAGACTAAAAGGCAAGCAGTATAACGGACCAAGAAATAAACGAGACGAAAGCAGGACGCGAAAACTTCTTCCAATGCCGAAAAaggcagatcagctgagGGTTTGGAACGGATCTTTGGGTATCGGTTCAACTAGGAATACCGCCGGTAACAGCATTTAAGGGTCAAAAATGAAAATTTTCAGTCTGATGCCGCTCTAACACCATTCGATGCGTGGGAGCTGGGATaggactttgactttggcctGGACGGCTTAAGCAGTGTCGAGCCAGCTATAAGTCTCATCGCTATAGGGAAAGGCTGGATGACACTGACTGATCTCTCCCAGCCTCGGGTCTCAGCACGAGTAACAGCTAAGGTccccatctcatccgcttTGCGAAGTACATGCGGCTAGATGTTCGATCGCATTATCACCCTAGGAATTCCTTGTTAGGCACAAAACTGATCCCCTGAATGCTGCAACGGACCCCGTCTCCTTCCGTACTTGTGAAATCAGTACGCGCTAACACGAAATGGGGCTCGACGATTGCTGTTTGTTGGACCTCGGAGGGGCATCTGCTGAAACCAAACCTCGCTTCAGACGTCGAGCGGAGATCTGAACCAGAAATGGGCCGACAAATACGTTTTGACCAGGTTTACCAGAGGAAAATCAGGTCATATCGAAGGACATCCTCTCTAGGATTTGATCAATATCGAGATGGCAAGTCAGGTATCAAGCTTCACTTGACGGATGCCAGTGGCAAGCGTCACGTGCGATCGTGCTGTGGTCACAAAACCAGCCCAGCAAACATTGCTCGTCAAACGTCGGTACGAGTACGCATTGCCTCATTGGTACGGCGTGTCTGTCATTTCCGTCAAAAATAGTGCTTCACGAAATGTCGATCTCCAGGATCATACAACTATACACGTGTGAAGTGTTGTAGATGCTTGGTTAACTAGATAAAATTTTCATACTCGCGCTTTCTCTCTTTTACTTCTCGCATGCAACATCATTTACAACATGAAGACTGGAAAGTGTCATTGAGAATTTGACGACGGATTATAGTGTAAGGCGACATAGAAGCGGAACAGTGGTAGTCACGGCGTTGCGAGATATGCTAAAGGCATCTCGCGAAACAGCTCCTCAACGCAGCGTTACAGATCCGTATATTTCCTGACCTcgtgatgtcagctgtcatACTATGATCAGTCTTGGCGAAAGGCAGCGGATCATTCTATTGATGAGGACCGATTATAtcggaggagaagacagaATGATTTCGTAGTTCCAGGAAAGGAGGTTTTATCAAGGATTCCTTCGATTGAATCGATTGAAGAGCTACTCACCGTAGACACTCATACAGCTGAGATAACCCGCGTTACAAGTGGCTTTACAAGCCAGATAAGGGTTCCAAGCCTCCGTGATGGGTATCGAAcagcagacgaagacgaagagcacgaggaagaagaggagctTCGCTGCAGGGGTCAAATCGTTTTGTGCCATCTTCACGAAGTCGACGATATTCGCAGTGGATGGGCGAATGGCGAAAGTTTCTTAGGTATGATTATAGTAGTCTGATGGGCAGTGCCAGCCTATGGATCACTTGGCGAGAATCTTTGACCGGATGGATAGATTGGGCAAGGGCGGTCTCTTATCTGAATCTACCTTGATGTATCGTGTTATTCTTTGCGATTGGCTTGGATGGGAAATGAGGTCCCCATCTCCCAGAGTGTCATTCACAGTATTTATACGTTGGGCATTTTCCTACCTTATTGCACATATTGCGAAATATCAACATGCCCGAACACAAGTTCCCGCTTTGATGGCATGGAAAATGTCCGCGACACCGTCACAAGCAGCCTTGATGGGTAAACATGATGTTAAACATCGATTTTCAATGAGGTTTCTGCTTTCCTTTCCTGCACTTAAGGGTGGCTCGTTAGGGCCATCAAATATGGTGTTATCAATGCTGATATTATTGTTGCAATTTCTTACCCATTTTACCCATTTtgagatcaacatcaagacaACATACACGGAAGGATCCGCCAGGGTCGACTTTTCCTTCCCCTGATGTTCATGTCAACGCTTGGACATGGCTGCGTCTGGTTCTTGGAGCTAAACTTACTTAATAAGGCGGTGGCGTGTTTTTGCAGGTCACACAAGTATAAACATATTGAGATTGCACCGAAGTAAACTATCTACCAACACGGTCTGATGATACCCATCGGTGTCAATGGCTGCACCGCGTCACGAATCGCTTGGGATATAGTGGATCATTGTCTCACCACTTTTGCTGCATGACGACTAATTTGCAGTGGATACTGACTCGTCCAAACATATAAACACCCCACGATTCCAATCAGAAAAATGAGACATAAAGGAGTCAACAATCGGTTAGCCGCACCATTCTCGCTTCTCCACCCCTTTCTGGTACCTTTCCACATCAGCCCCAACACACGTTGCAGATATGCTTCTCTCCACCCCCACCTTTCGCTTAAAGGTATGTATCCTGCGGTATGTGGCGCTTGGACCACCTTCGTAAAGGATTCTTGGACCGCCGGATGTAAAGATAAGCTCCTCTGCGACCTGGTGCGTGTTTGGACATAACAATGACGCCATTTCAGCTTGGCAAACCCATCGAACGAACGCTCTTTGATATCACTGGTAAGCACATTCCGGATGTGACCGTTTTACCATCAAGAAGGGGATCCGTGCTGTGCGGATCAATCTTTTCTGCGGCCCGATGATTTGGTCCAGAAAGCAGTGCACGAACCCATCGCGGTTTAGGTGGGCAGGAAAGAAGTAGCTCAGCATTTACACGGGGTAGTCCTGCAACATTTGTGGTAATCGGCATGATGTGATGCCGATGCTATCGCTCAAGATGAGCTAATCACCCTACTTATACCCACCCTGCGTATATATACAGGCAATGTATAGGTATCTGCATTGTCGGGTTTTTGCCGCCATCGACCttgtcaatcaatcaccACTTCAGGTATATATTTGAGACGGAACAATTTAGACAGTGCGACCAATTGCTGTTAATACAGTATGCTTCGCGGAAGCAGATGCGGGGGTGGAAAGGGATCATGAAGGCATATCCATACTAGCGAGGCGTGGTAAGGAGGAGATTAACGATGGTGGAAGGGCATACACGTACGAAAGGGGGTTTGCGAAGTTGAGTGAGATTGGGGGCAGACATATTTCCCTAAAGCTGACTCTTCCTCGCTGTCGTCTATGGTGTCATAGCACGATCCTAACATAGGTCAATGAGCTCGCCCTTGACTCCATTCCAGCTTGATGGCGATCTGAATATGCACGATTGTGTACACTGTACAAAGCAATAGCATCTATAGTTCATGATTATATGGATGAAGTAGTCTatggtgagtgatatatATTACGGTGGGAAGGAATGAAGGCACGAAGAACCCCTTTTTGCCAATGAACTGCGGTGATATAAATTAATGATGTTTTGCTGAGAAGGGAATATGTTACTCGACGAGGTCCCGAAAAGTGTCCGAATGTGATATGTGTGTGAAAGCGTGACTTGGAATTCTATAATGATGAATCAGACAAGAAAGTGGTTTTATGttgagaaggtggattgCCAGGAGGTAAGGGCGACGTATGCGAAATGCTGGAGTGATGTATGCTGATGTGTGATTTCAGGTGGGTtggttgatcgatcaacgATTAACATCGCATGTAACAGACCGTTCGAATCGAGTAACACGAGGCGAGTCTAGGTCCTGATACTAAACGAATCAACCGAATGACGACAAATTAGCGCTGTCACGCACACAGGATGACACACACACAGCCTGGATGTTCAACACATGAGGATCCGGTCTGACACTCAGGATAGTGACGTCGGCCCACACGGGTATCCAAGACAGTCgcaaaatcaacatcatgATCGTGTTTAGGATCATAGAATGTACGGCGATCCTCCATGAGTAGACGAGGACGCTGAGTCACTCATAAGTTGATACGGGTGGCAACGATGATGGAACATCTTCTAGAGATGAattcttttccctttccagcCTCCCAAAGTAAAGATGAACGGTAAATATTCAGAATAGGTGAAGACTGATTGGAAAAGCGCAGATACATATCGACATGCATTGGCTGGAGAAATCTGAAAAGCTGACACATTGATGGATAAAGAAATAATACTCACTGGCTGATCGGGCACACAAGCTGAATCGTTGCTCGCATTGCTGTCTACAGATATACGCCATATGGACCGGTGAAGCGAATTGAGCGTTCGCCGATGTCGTCAAGAAGGCGAGTATCAGGAGTAAGATGAGCacgaggatgaaaggagagaagatcgatcggGTTGATCTAGTTGTTGATGACATTGCTGATTTATCCTATTTGAGTATCGGTATTGATTCGATTGATATGAATCAAGCTAGATTTTCGCCGCTAAGCGTTTTCTTTTGGTAAATTGTGGAAAAGAGGTAAGTCGTGTGAGTGCGAGTGTATGTGTTACGTGTGTCTACTTGAATTCGGAGTTTGTGTTTTCTTTTTGGTCTGTCAGTCGTCGAGAGTTCGATAGTCAATTGAATGTCAATGCTAGATAAATCTAAGTGGGATGATCGCACTCTTTCGCCAGCATTTATAGTTTTTCAGCTCTCAACTACTTACTCAGCGTTGAGATAAACGAGTTCGGacgaaaatgaaaatgaaaattTCATCTCGTTTGTCGATACACCGCAGCGTTAGTTGAAAGAAAGGCTATGGTATAACGCCccttgatgttgatcttgtaACGCGCTTAGTCCGAACTCTCATCAATTGATCGTGAATATCACAGGAGGAAAACTTCTCACACTATGATACTACTACTACCAGAACCCATCATCGCTTTAAGGTCGTGCGCCCATGCCCACAGTCCAGAGTCCAGACTTCTTGCGATGTCCGcgggaaaggggaagaagaagtctcAGTCGGCCATAAAATAGGGGAAAGGATGAACCCTCATTATCATCATAAATTTCCGATCAAAATTCGGTTGATGAGTCGAAATGTCAATGGCTTGTGTAGACCTCACGTTGAGATTGAAGTTGAGTGGACTTGTCTGTGCAGTCACACAGTTTTTTTCTCGTACCTCTCTGTAGGTGTATGTGTTTAACATGGTGCTAAGCTTTAGTGCCGGAGCGGTTAGGATCGGTTTTCGTTTTCAGACGAGGTCATCATGATCGCCGAATGAAACTAATACACCCTACTTCCTAGATGAATCATCGCATGTTTCATACTTGAGCGGCAGCCGGGACCTTCTTGGTCCTCTTTCACTTGCATCTCGCTTGCAATTTGACATGAGGCAGATCAGAAGTCTCATACGACCACCAAACGGGGACTCTCGGTCACTGTTGCGGTTCGACCCTTGAGGCAGATCTGGACTTTGGACTAGCGATGTCTAGAGATGCAATGAGTACCGTCGGTCCTCGGTCGCGTGAATAGGGTACGGATATAGTGCAAGAGACCCAGACGACCTAGATCCCTTCTACTGATCGTCTTTGTAGCGAGGTTGTTCCGCACGCTTCGAGACTATCTTAGCTTCAGGTCGAGATTCTTCTGAGCCGCAAAGACCAGCGCGAAATCCATTGCCGCATTCGTGCCCTGATCGAACATGTACCTCGGAACAGCCGAGCGAGGACTGTATCTTAGCGTCCatgacttgacgatgatTGACAAGAGCATAAGCCTCACACGACCAAATTTTTGACGTTTCATCTTTTGATCCTCGGGGATTTATTGATGCCAACAGGGATCGAGGCTGTGTGCATCAATTAACGTCCCGGATTAACCGAATTTTGGGATCGTCATGAATCAGCATTTTACCGAGATGTCCATCACAGGGTGGATCGTCTTTTCTTCCCCTCGTTAAATTGGAGAATCCGAGCAGTTTGATTTGCATGCCCTCGCATCGCCACGTCGGTGGATTCCAAACAAGGTGGTCCCAGGATATCGAATAGCAAGGTCTGGCCAGCTCCCCACTGGGCAAGATGGGGGTGAGGTCCGATCGGCATGCATCCAGGTTGCGCCCAGATGTCGCGATTTATTCTCCTAATTAAGAGAAGCTTCCAAAATGAGTACGTATGTCGAAACTCTTATCTTTGGCCAACCGTGTTAGTGGTTCGAGGGTGGGGTATTTTACGTCTGGAATCCCTCAGTAATTCAACAGAACTGTCTGCCGCGAGGATGACCGATCATCACGGCGAGTTGAGGGGCGATACCCACGCCGTTTTTGAGAGGATCGCCGTTCGACTGTGCTTGACGTAGGTGATTTCCAAATACGATTGCGGCGGTGCGTGTCCTCTGAGACCTAATCGTCATCGCCGAACCAGCTGGCAAAACGAGccgcttcctctttccacctGTCTGGACGCGCCACGTAGCCCGCCGTTACCTCCTTGAGTGATCTTCCAGCTATCCGCGGCACAATGATACCATTTGAGTACAACGTTCGGTCTCGAGATTCCGCTTGAAAAGGAAAGGGTCTTCCGTGTAGCACTCGGTCGatccgactcactcttcacgCTCCTACCCCAgaaatcaccttcctcgCCTCCTTGATCCCACAGATACTCATCGACTTCTTTAGGTAAGCGCAGGAACCatgtcttcttgatctgcccggaggcggagaaggtgtgtGCGTGAGCAGTGGCCAGCACAAGGATGAAGTCTGCATCTATGTCAGTGATCTGCGTTCACCTAGGTAGTAGGATAATGTGCTGTGAGACCCACGATGATTGGTCattttccttcctcctctcagTATGAAGTGTATGCTCCTGCTCTTCCCATACCCTACTTGCCTATACAGAAATTGTCGGAAGAGGTCTTCTTGATGTTTCCCATCGCTACCAAATCCAGATTCCCGAGAGTCAACCGGTTCTCAAAATGCCGTTCCGTCGATATACGAGGCCTACTTACGGGTCCTCACtgccctcttcttcgggcTGATCCGCATCCGACACCTGTCTTCTTTGGCGTTTCGAAGGTCTGGACGGTCTGTCTTCCTCCGAGGTAGAATCAGCTGCGGAGGATGGTTTTGTGATTATGTATTCTCCGATATCCCAGAGTACTTCAGATATACTACGAATCAGCTCGAGGACAGTATGTGATATGGCAGAATCGTCGAGGGCGAATTTGCGTACGTGTTCCTCCCTTCCTGCCTGCGGAGAAGTCTATATCCCACCCAAATCACCGTCAGACTGGGAATCCATCGCTGAAGCAGTCCTATAACGATAGATCACGTACTTCTTCCATCGGCTCCTGCGATCAAATATTGGATGAATCAACATTCAGCAGTTACCATAGTTGCTCGATTGATGCCGGGGTCATAGTCTCCAGCTTACCTTCGTACGTGGTATAGCTAATCGGGTGAATCGTAGTCTCCACAGCCAATCTACTGGATTCACCATTTTTCGATATCCCAATCAAACCTTTCGGGACTGCCCAACTGACCGTCCCTCCGTCAATTTGCATTCGCAGATCATAGTGCATCGCTAGATATTTGTGAATATTAGCTCGACCCGTTTGAGATCGCATATCCGAGGACCGGCGATAGATATCTCGTCTGGATACTGACCAGTAGCAGAGTGTCGTTGGATGCACCAGaaattcctctttctcaacgCAGGGAATCTATCAATCTCAGCTTTAGTAAAACCCCATATTCCAACTCggtcttcctgctcttcttccacatcattTCGCTGTCGCTGTACGGGTGCTGAGGGTACTTGAATCGCTATCGCATGTttggtcttcctcttcttcttcaattgATGTAGAGTCCACATCTTCTTACATGCTGCACACGAATACGGGGTGTAAGTTGCACTTTTCAGATTCTTTTGGTAGTCTTATTTCGGAGAattttgttgttgtttttgtTGTGTGGATGACCGTGCGCAGGCACCAAAGGACGTCATaccacacacacacacaacTAAAAC
Proteins encoded in this window:
- a CDS encoding DNA ligase D, 3'-phosphoesterase domain-containing protein codes for the protein MWTLHQLKKKRKTKHAIAIQVPSAPVQRQRNDVEEEQEDRVGIWGFTKAEIDRFPALRKRNFWCIQRHSATAMHYDLRMQIDGGTVSWAVPKGLIGISKNGESSRLAVETTIHPISYTTYEGADGRNFSAGRKGGTLLWDIGEYIITKPSSAADSTSEEDRPSRPSKRQRRQVSDADQPEEEGSEDPDGKHQEDLFRQFLYRQVGYGKSRSIHFILRGGRKMTNHHFILVLATAHAHTFSASGQIKKTWFLRLPKEVDEYLWDQGGEEGDFWGRSVKTGRSLKEVTAGYVARPDRWKEEAARFASWFGDDD